In the Populus trichocarpa isolate Nisqually-1 chromosome 1, P.trichocarpa_v4.1, whole genome shotgun sequence genome, one interval contains:
- the LOC18095601 gene encoding glycine-rich protein 5, with the protein MAALKCAYVGLLVLLCSSFSFAHRFFLDNDDQMHEGERHGSTDDPGTGTGIGKDFGFGSGAGSSGVGVGFGSGSSGHGNGLGSGSGGYWLGYGVGYGSGRNGYEDPGTGGSGWGIGVGSDGSVSGTGGVGFIPGLPGFGLGGSIRWPGFDFGGNIGGGIGTGQGSGGSSGGIGQGGSSGGTIAGIGMPPPHFIPGYGQIGNGCTCSPECYNQVSTMKGGSASKTNDEHNSGAQNEVSRDEAHESIDVAMEPWSPHETHESNVATTEPYSP; encoded by the coding sequence atggcAGCACTAAAATGTGCCTACGTGGGTCTCTTGGTCTTGCTATGCTCAAGCTTCAGTTTCGCTCACAGATTCTTTTTGGACAATGATGACCAAATGCATGAAGGCGAACGCCATGGTAGTACTGATGATCCTGGGACCGGGACTGGAATTGGAAAAGATTTTGGGTTTGGCAGTGGCGCCGGGTCAAGTGGAGTAGGTGTTGGGTTTGGGTCAGGTTCTAGTGGACATGGCAATGGACTCGGGTCAGGATCTGGTGGTTATTGGTTAGGGTATGGAGTCGGGTATGGATCTGGTCGGAATGGATATGAAGATCCCGGGACTGGTGGATCCGGCTGGGGCATTGGAGTAGGTTCAGATGGGTCTGTGTCTGGAACTGGTGGAGTAGGCTTCATCCCAGGATTGCCTGGTTTTGGTCTTGGGGGTAGCATAAGATGGCCTGGCTTTGACTTTGGGGGTAACATAGGTGGAGGGATTGGAACAGGACAAGGCAGCGGTGGCAGCAGTGGTGGAATAGGGCAAGGTGGCAGCAGTGGTGGCACGATAGCAGGAATTGGTATGCCTCCACCACACTTCATTCCGGGGTATGGTCAAATAGGCAATGGATGTACCTGCAGCCCAGAATGTTATAATCAAGTTTCAACAATGAAGGGAGGATCAGCAtcaaaaacaaatgatgagCACAACAGTGGAGCTCAGAATGAGGTCTCTAGAGACGAGGCTCATGAGTCCATCGATGTGGCCATGGAGCCATGGAGTCCACATGAGACTCATGAATCCAACGTTGCAACCACGGAGCCATACAGTCCATGA